The following DNA comes from Ricinus communis isolate WT05 ecotype wild-type chromosome 10, ASM1957865v1, whole genome shotgun sequence.
tatatttttttaaaattcaaaccaTTATGGATGCAACTCTTTTGAGCCAGCTAAACTTTGTACAGACAGTAttcaactaaaaataaaataataaaatgtttattttttaaaagatgaaCTACGAGAATGATAgctctcttttttattattatttctaaataaagtataaataCAATTCCTGATAGCTTattcctttaatttttaaagacaACTATTTTTAGATATCACATTGCAaagttcattttatttttggtatgaaaattaattatttggtatgggaatttaaaatctttatgTTTAGTCTTACTCATATACttagttaaattataaaacttagttaagttataaaattgtttatattgaattttatttagtaaaaatattttaatccatcatattaattacatattatttttaggatatggtttaattaataagataaattattaaaataattatattacctTAAACACTCTTTggttaatatataaaattacgtCTTCCTAATTTAGCAAATTAATTTAGCTTTTTCATcggaaaggaaaaaaagaaaaagaaaaaattggaCTGTATAATGCTATTTTggatagataaaaaaatagctattttataaattagaattttaaatgataGAATTAGTAATCACATTAAATGATTTACTAAATATATGAGAGATTTGATTTTAGATAAAACGGATCTTATAGATTAgctaaacttttaaattattaaatccaACTCCTATTATATGGAATAGATCCATATAACATTATGTATTTAGATCAGTTAACACATGCTtaagtattatatattttctttgaaagaatatagaaatatccataattttagttttctatcaaatttattataattttttatttttactatgttaaaatataaaaatataattttttattttttggataaaatagttgaaaaataaccacaatataaatttcaaaaaaaaagtttacaaaacaatataattgaaaactaaatttaaaaaaaagtttgcaaaacaatataattgaaaaataaatttacacagtaagaatattatttttttgttaattgtaagatatttttgaaaaacttcctattttcttttacttgagACCATGCAtgattattttactttttaatgtCTCTTTGGTTCTTCAATGTGTCTTTTTTGTCATTCCTTTTTctacttttcctttttcattaatttgaatatttttttttctattatattattaattataatttagtattatattttatatattttatatttctttttaattataacacTAATCTTTTATAATATGCTACTATTTCTATAAGgaaaatatcatatatcaaaattagattttatatatacatcaaattttattaacaatataattgttctatgaaaatataaaatttaatcacatttaatatattcatattttaaattacatcatgattcaaattattttctattattacataataatactttaatttttaaaatttaataatactgataaaatactaaaattaataaattcatactcataattataaattacaaatcatattaatatgtataaatacaAATTCATGAACATAAATTTGTGAGTAAAAGTCTTAAACATCAATCATAAAACTATATgttcattatatttatatataaggttcatatattatattataaagattCATAAAGAAGCTATGGGTTCATAGGCTAAAAATAagagattcataaattataaagaaatttattacATTTACATCTaagtttaagaatttataaatctaaaaataaattcatttatcaatcgaTGAATTTACAGTTCATGAATAAGGAATTTATAGCTTATAGGTGATGAACCTTAAACGATACTTAATAATCTCGTTAATATACCTATATTAAATAGTGAACTTTTAATAAATCTACAATtcatgaataataaatttgtatattataattgatgaacctataaataatatttaataatcatGTTGCTTatacttatatttaataataaattttcaatgaaTATACTAATGAATTTACAATTTACGAATGATGAATTTatatcttataattaataaatctataaataatgCTTAATAATCTTGTTGCTTATACTTATATTTTAGAGTGAATTTTTAATGAATCTACATCGTTTACAATTTATGTTTAAAGGACCTATAACTTATCATATATAAAATGTAGGACAGTGAGAATCTAAtgtcatataaaatataaatacaatattttatacaaatataaaataatccttgaaaaccattttaaaaaattaactataaaaatgttaatatctatatataaaattatattgagaagtttattgattttctaagataattaatatcttaaaaataaatttaaaatttaaaatttaatacttaatacttaataaaattattaatttacaaaatatcaaatataaaagatgtattatagaatttaatcaCCTAATTAGGACACAACAATTTTACTATCCAAGAgactaaataaaatgaataaaaaaaaaagatacaaTCAAGAAagtaaccaaataaaaaagaaaaatccatCTCATgcatatttgaattaaaaattgcTAGGACTTCAATATAaattaggaaaataaaattgaaaatagcCAGACATTTGCAAGTGATTTTAACTAGTTAGATTAAACAGTCTTATACTTATTTCCTTTGTGTAAAAAAACACAAATGCAGATATGGAAATAAGGAAATTAccagataaataaataaaattgcatAAATTGCCTAAAAATAAGAATCGCTTATAAAGTTGACCTAACCTTAGGTGGTCTGTCGGCTAGAGAAACTTAACAAAGCCAAGCAGGCCCATAAGTTCCCTGTCCTGCCTTTTAAAGTAGGGAAAGGGTCTTCTGGCCGCCTTACTCGAGAAATTAGGGTTTTCAGTTCTTGAAAGGCAGCGTTTAGGAGATCGAAACtcggaaaagaaagagaaagaaaagaaactgcGATGTCACTAATTAGCTTATGTAGATTATATTACTGGTAGTGTTTGTTTATTGTATTCGATGGGCATCGGTGATGAGTTGATACAAAAATCGTTATCCTTGCACTTTGATTTGCAGTGAAGAAAACTACGGGGTTTTATGTCTCTGAGATGCTCTTTTATAAGCTTTTTCCTTcttatgaaatttttctttaaaaaggtTTCTGCTTTTTGATTTATTGTCTCTGCATATCAGAAagtgtctttttctttttctttttctctcatttttttgtttggatCAGTGATGTTTATTGATATACTGCGTTATCTATCtgaatattatttcatttgaaGAAGATAACTATAAGATGCTGAGATCcttctctctttttgtttttttaaaagatttctaattatttgttttaataattttctgtCCATTGAAAAGGAAGTTTTGTGTTTACTTGGGTAATTTACAATTCTGATTGGAGACATGGGCGATTAAGTGAATGTGATTGGATCGATGATGTTCATTATGAACTGCGTTATCTATCTGAAACTTCCTTATTGGAATTGAAGAAGTCTATAAACACATTCTGAGATCTTGTCACCTTATTTTGCCTTTTAAATGATCCATGGATCTTCAATCAAGAAaagcaaatgcaaatgctattcttttttttacaCAATTAggcttttcttttcattaacAGTCGAGCCGACTGGTGTTTCATTTCGCTCTTTCTTATATGAAACGTGTTGATGAAAAATCATAATCGTACGTGGGTTATAACTTTTTGACTGAGATGATAATATTATCTGTCTTCTTGAATTACAGGAAAATATTTGACTTTCGAACATATATCGGGTCTGTGAATCTGAAACATGTCTCGGGTCTGTGAGTCTGTTCTTGATAGCAGTGAGTGGCACTTGGTCCATAAGGTTCTGTACTGTGAGGTCCCCGCTTGGACTGAAtcagtaaataaaatttcccTATCCCCTCATTTGAGGGGTGACCCCTCTGATTTACAATGGAAAGCTCTCTTGCCTTCTCTGTTTACATGCTTAACTGATGATATATAAATGGACATGGATGAAATTTTCCAGCCAGCAGATACCTGACCCTAGATTAGCAATCTATTCTAAACTAAGGgggaaaaaatatattacatgCAAGTCCTCTCCATCGAAAACTTATCTTATTGAGGAATAAATAGTTACAAGATCTCGTCTAATTAACAATTGGATGCGTATTAGCACTAGAGCTTGTGGTGGTTGGTGTGGGTGTCTGAGGATGGGAAAAACGTGAGAAGCTTAAATGGATGATGCTGGGCTGGTGCTTCGCTAATCATCAGGAATCCGAAGCACCAAGCTATGAAATTTGAAAACATGAAACTCATTTTCTAATTGAAATCGTGGATGAATAAAGGCCACATTTGTATCCTCAAATTCCTGCCACATATTCCAAGTATTCTTGCCCCTTCTCCAAGCAGGTTCACTCATCCAATATTTCTggcaggaaaaagaaaaaatcttcATCTCGTGGCAGTATTTAATAGGAACCCGTTTCCCAAATCTGAACATTCAGAGCTTCTCGGTCTCGTCTGGCAAACACACACTATAGTTCTCTTTATTCTTCAGAATGGGATTAGTTTTTGGAAAGATCACTGTTGAAACTCCCAAGTACGAAGTGATCGAGTCCTTGAGTGAATATGAGATCCGGAAATATGCACCGGCAGTCCTTGCACAAGTCACATACGATCGGACCCAATTCAAAGGCGATAAAGATGGCGGATTCATGGTGCTTGCTAATTACATAGGTGCTGTAGGCAATCCCCACAACACTAAGCCTGAGAAAATTGCCATGACAGCTCCAGTTATAACCAAAAGTGGTGGTGAAAAGATTGCAATGACAGCTCCTGTCGTCACAAAGGAGGGTGGTGGTGGAGACAACACGACGGTCACCATGCAATTCTTGTTGCCAGACAAGTACAAGAAGGCAGAGGACGCACCAAAACCAACCGACGAGAGGGTGGTGATAAAGGAAGAGGGGGAAAAGAAGTATGGGGTGGTGAAGTTTGGAGGTGTTGCAACAGAGCAGGTGGTGCAGGAAAAGGTGGACAAGCTGAAACAGAACTTGGAGAGAGATGGGCATAAATTGATCGGGGAATTTGTATTGGCAAGGTATAACCCCCCTTGGACTTTGCCTCCTTTCAGGACTAATGAGGTGATGATACCAATTGAATGAGTTGCAGATGGGTTTTGTTTTAGTGTCTGCAGAAGACTGGCTCTTGCAAATCGTTTCTTAATTGAATAGGGTTT
Coding sequences within:
- the LOC8273457 gene encoding uncharacterized protein LOC8273457, with the protein product MGLVFGKITVETPKYEVIESLSEYEIRKYAPAVLAQVTYDRTQFKGDKDGGFMVLANYIGAVGNPHNTKPEKIAMTAPVITKSGGEKIAMTAPVVTKEGGGGDNTTVTMQFLLPDKYKKAEDAPKPTDERVVIKEEGEKKYGVVKFGGVATEQVVQEKVDKLKQNLERDGHKLIGEFVLARYNPPWTLPPFRTNEVMIPIE